A single region of the Garra rufa chromosome 20, GarRuf1.0, whole genome shotgun sequence genome encodes:
- the LOC141293483 gene encoding general transcription factor II-I repeat domain-containing protein 2A-like, with product MSFSKPAVKRKVGDEHRQFQEKWEMQYFFVEHRGTPTCLICTEKVAVHKEYNLKRHYTTRHAEEYAKYQGDERANRVANLKTCLLRQQDLFKKATKENNAAVEASYMVSEMIAKAGKPFTEGEFVKKCILQAASIVCPEKKGQFSNISLSANTVAERISDLSNDIYDQLCEKAKCFSVYSVALDETTDINDTAQLAMYVRGVDDNFEVMEELLTVIPMHGQTTAQELFHQLCDAIKNAGLPWKRFVGITTDGAPSMTGRKNGLVALVQKKLEDEGVEEAIALHCIIHQQALCSKCLKFDNVMSVVVKCINQIRSRGLKHRRFRAFLEEMESEYGDVLYFTEVRWLSRGNVLKRFFELRAEVKAFMEKDGVAVPLLSDPKWLMDLAFLVDITHELNVLNKKLQGQGQLVSAAYDNLQEEFDHRFADFKTHRATFQIFADPFSFDVQDAPSVLQMELIDLQCNSELKAKFREVSGKADKLGQFLRELTSSFPELSRMFKRTMCLFGSTYLCEKLFSTLNFNKSKYRSRLTDDHLQAILRVSTASSLKPNVARLCERKRCQVSSSKE from the exons ATGTCTTTTTCAAAGCCTGCAGTGAAGAGAAAGGTTGGTGATGAGCACAGACAATTTCAGGAAAAGTGGGAAATGCAATATTTCTTTGTTGAGCACAGGGGCACCCCGACGTGTCTTATTTGCACAGAGAAAGTTGCGGTGCACAAGGAATACAATTTGAAACGTCATTACACAACTAGACATGCTGAGGAGTATGCAAAATACCAGGGAGATGAGAGGGCCAACCGGGTTGCCAATCTTAAAACATGTCTACTGAGACAACAAGATTTATTCAAGAAAGCAACCAAAGAGAATAATGCAGCAGTCGAAGCTAGCTACATGGTTAGTGAGATGATTGCTAAAGCAGGAAAGCCCTTCACAGAAGGTGAATTTGTCAAAAAGTGCATATTACAGGCTGCAAGTATAGTCTGTCCGGAAAAGAAAGGTCAGTTTAGCAACATCAGCCTTTCTGCCAACACCGTGGCAGAGCGCATTTCTGACTTGTCAAATGACATTTATGACCAACTGTGTGAGAAAGCCAAATGTTTCAGTGTATACTCAGTCGCTCTTGATGAGACCACAGACATCAACGACACTGCCCAGCTCGCAATGTATGTCCGTGGTGTTGATGACAATTTTGAAGTGATGGAGGAATTGCTCACAGTAATTCCAATGCATGGCCAGACCACCGCTCAGGAGCTATTTCACCAGCTGTGTGATGCCATTAAGAATGCTGGTTTGCCATGGAAGAGGTTTGTTGGAATAACAACCGACGGAGCGCCATCAATGACAGGGAGGAAAAATGGACTGGTGGCACTTGTTCAAAAAAAACTGGAAGATGAGGGTGTGGAGGAGGCCATTGCTCTGCACTGCATTATCCATCAGCAGGCTCTTTGCAGCAAATGTCTGAAGTTTGACAATGTTATGTCTGTCGTTGTGAAATGCATCAACCAAATCAGATCCAGGGGCTTAAAGCACCGAAGGTTCCGTGCTTTTTTAGAGGAAATGGAGTCAGAATATGGGGATGTGCTCTACTTCACCGAGGTACGTTGGCTCAGCAGGGGAAATGTATTGAAGAGATTTTTTGAGTTGAGAGCAGAAGTGAAAGCCTTCATGGAGAAGGATGGCGTGGCTGTTCCTTTGCTAAGTGATCCCAAATGGCTCATGGACTTAGCTTTTCTTGTTGATATCACACATGAGCTAAATGTACTGAACAAGAAGTTACAAGGCCAGGGGCAACTTGTCAGTGCTGCCTATGACAAC CTACAGGAGGAATTTGATCACAGATTTGCAGACTTCAAGACCCACAGAGCCACATTTCAAATTTTTGCAGACCCCTTCTCCTTTGATGTGCAAGATGCCCCTTCTGTGCTTCAAATGGAGCTCATTGACCTGCAGTGCAACTCTGAACTCAAAGCGAAGTTCAGGGAGGTGAGTGGAAAAGCAGACAAGCTTGGCCAATTTTTGAGAGAATTGACCTCCAGCTTCCCTGAGCTTTCCCGAATGTTCAAGCGGACCATGTGCCTTTTTGGGAGCACATACTTGTGCGAAAAGCTGTTCTCCACCTTGAACTTCAATAAGTCCAAGTACAGGTCCAGACTTACTGATGATCATCTTCAAGCCATACTGAGGGTCTCAACTGCTTCCTCCCTCAAGCCAAATGTGGCTCGGTTATGCGAGAGGAAGCGCTGCCAGGTCTCTAGCAGCAAGGAGTAG